In one Tessaracoccus palaemonis genomic region, the following are encoded:
- the efp gene encoding elongation factor P: MASTNDLKNGMVLDLDGQLWQVLWFQHHKPGKGNTVVRTKLKHVLTGKIIDKTFNSDTKVDTATVDRREMQYLYLDGEDYVFMDNTSYEQFNIPGETVGDAKDYMLENQNAIVATHEGNPLFIELPASVELEVTYTEPGLQGDRSTGGTKPATLETGKVIQVPLFITTGEKIKVDTRDASYQGRVSN, encoded by the coding sequence ATGGCATCCACCAATGATCTGAAGAACGGAATGGTTCTCGACCTCGACGGCCAGCTGTGGCAGGTCCTCTGGTTCCAGCACCACAAGCCCGGCAAGGGCAACACCGTCGTCCGCACCAAGCTGAAGCACGTGCTGACCGGCAAGATCATTGACAAGACGTTCAACTCCGACACCAAGGTCGACACCGCCACCGTCGACCGCCGCGAGATGCAGTACCTGTACCTCGACGGCGAGGACTACGTCTTCATGGACAACACCTCCTACGAGCAGTTCAACATCCCGGGCGAGACCGTCGGCGACGCCAAGGACTACATGCTCGAGAACCAGAACGCGATCGTCGCCACGCACGAGGGCAACCCTCTGTTCATCGAACTCCCGGCCTCGGTCGAGCTCGAGGTCACCTACACCGAGCCCGGCCTGCAGGGCGATCGCTCCACCGGCGGCACCAAGCCCGCGACGCTGGAGACCGGCAAGGTGATCCAGGTCCCGCTGTTCATCACGACGGGCGAGAAGATCAAGGTCGACACCCGCGACGCGTCCTACCAGGGCCGGGTCTCCAACTGA
- the nusB gene encoding transcription antitermination factor NusB — protein sequence MAEVAPHYGAQTKARKAALDILFMAEQRDAGLSETFAEQRTLSGNPTRELTRSIILGVVEHGHDIDTRIMHATTDAWPIERMPAVDRNLARIAIFEMDYTDTPPQAVIAEAVRLAGDLSTDESPAFLNGLLSKALAEKPTTN from the coding sequence ATGGCAGAGGTCGCCCCCCACTACGGCGCCCAGACGAAGGCGCGCAAGGCCGCCCTGGATATCCTGTTCATGGCGGAGCAGCGCGACGCCGGCCTGAGCGAGACATTCGCCGAGCAGCGGACGCTGAGCGGAAACCCGACCCGTGAGCTGACGCGCAGCATCATCCTCGGTGTCGTGGAGCACGGTCACGACATCGACACGCGCATCATGCACGCGACCACCGACGCTTGGCCGATCGAGCGGATGCCGGCGGTCGACCGCAACCTGGCCCGCATCGCCATCTTCGAGATGGACTACACCGACACCCCGCCCCAGGCCGTGATCGCGGAAGCTGTCCGACTGGCGGGCGACCTTTCCACCGACGAATCACCGGCGTTCCTGAACGGACTATTGTCCAAGGCGCTGGCTGAGAAGCCCACGACGAACTGA
- the carA gene encoding glutamine-hydrolyzing carbamoyl-phosphate synthase small subunit, with the protein MTPIPALLVLEDGRVFRGHSFGAAGETFGELVFSTGMSGYQETLTDPSYHRQVVLATAPHIGNTGWNDEDDESARIWVAGYIVRDPAPRPSNWRSRRSLDAELDRQGVVGIAGIDTRALTRHVRDGGALRVGISTTTTDPTALLDKVLAQPQMAGADLVGDVTTAEPYVVPAVGEKRFTVAAVDLGIKTMTPTQLAARGIEVHVLPASTTIDEIRAIAPDGVFFSNGPGDPATADGPVALLREVLQADIPYFGICFGNQLFGRALGFGTYKLKFGHRGINQPVMDRTTGKVEVTAHNHGFAVDAPTDRATTTEFGEATVSHVCLNDDVVEGLELHRDGRLVGFSVQYHPEAAAGPHDANYLFDRFVDVMSAGKDA; encoded by the coding sequence ATGACTCCCATTCCTGCACTGTTGGTTCTGGAGGATGGGCGCGTGTTTCGTGGCCACTCCTTCGGCGCCGCCGGCGAGACGTTCGGCGAGCTGGTGTTCTCCACCGGGATGTCCGGCTACCAGGAGACCCTGACCGACCCCAGCTACCACCGGCAGGTCGTGCTTGCCACGGCGCCGCACATCGGCAACACCGGCTGGAACGACGAGGACGACGAGTCCGCGCGCATCTGGGTCGCGGGCTACATCGTCCGCGACCCGGCACCCCGCCCGTCGAACTGGCGCTCGCGTCGCAGCCTCGACGCGGAGCTGGACCGCCAGGGCGTCGTCGGCATCGCCGGCATCGACACCCGGGCGCTGACCCGCCACGTCCGCGACGGGGGAGCGCTGCGCGTCGGCATCTCCACCACCACCACGGACCCGACGGCTCTGCTCGACAAGGTCCTCGCCCAGCCGCAGATGGCCGGCGCGGACCTCGTGGGCGACGTGACCACAGCCGAGCCCTACGTCGTGCCTGCCGTCGGCGAGAAGCGCTTCACGGTCGCCGCGGTCGACCTCGGCATCAAGACGATGACGCCCACGCAGCTGGCGGCCCGCGGTATCGAGGTGCACGTGCTGCCCGCCTCCACCACCATCGACGAGATCCGCGCCATCGCACCCGACGGCGTGTTCTTCTCCAACGGGCCGGGCGACCCGGCCACGGCCGACGGCCCCGTCGCGCTGCTGCGCGAGGTCCTGCAGGCCGACATCCCCTACTTCGGCATCTGCTTCGGGAACCAGCTGTTCGGCCGGGCGCTGGGCTTCGGCACCTACAAGCTGAAGTTCGGCCACCGCGGCATCAACCAGCCGGTGATGGACCGCACCACCGGCAAGGTCGAGGTGACCGCGCACAACCACGGCTTCGCCGTCGACGCGCCCACCGACCGCGCCACCACCACCGAGTTCGGCGAGGCCACCGTGAGCCACGTCTGCCTCAACGACGACGTCGTCGAGGGCCTCGAGCTGCACCGCGACGGCCGCCTGGTCGGCTTCTCCGTGCAGTACCACCCGGAGGCCGCGGCCGGCCCCCACGACGCGAACTACCTGTTTGACCGCTTCGTCGACGTCATGTCGGCCGGAAAGGACGCCTGA
- the carB gene encoding carbamoyl-phosphate synthase large subunit: MPRRTDISSILVIGSGPIVIGQACEFDYSGTQACRVLREEGFRVILVNSNPATIMTDPDFADATYVEPITPEFVERVIAKERPDAVLATLGGQTALNTAVALHDSGVLAKYGVELIGASVEAIQRGEDREEFKKICLSMTDIPGGAPEVAKSSICHTMDEVVAAAEELGYPVVVRPSFTMGGVGSGFAHNEAELRNIAGAGLAASPVTEVLIEESILGWKEYELEVMRDTKDNVVIICSIENFDPMGVHTGDSITVAPAMTLTDREYQRMRDVGIGVIRAVGVDTGGCNIQFAINPVDGRMIVIEMNPRVSRSSALASKATGFPIAKIAAKVAVGYTLDEIPNDITRVTPASFEPSLDYVIVKIPRFAFEKFPAADPYLTTHMKSVGEAMGIGRNFTEALGKALRSLEDPKAPFEFNRPLPPLEEILDSASRPHDGRIQDVMKAMRAGATVEQLFETTKIDPWFLDQLALLMSVALEVKQADELTPELLRTAKRHGLADSQIAALRDLSTDVVRGVRWALGIRPVYKSVDTCAGEFAATTPYFYSTYDEESEVPTRTKEAVIILGSGPNRIGQGIEFDYSCVHATMALREAGYETVMVNCNPETVSTDYDTSDRLYFEPLTAEDVLEVYHAELKAGPVAGVICQLGGQTPLKLAQTLKDAGVPIVGTSPEAINLAEERGAFGRVLARADLPAPKHGMAASAPEAKAIAQEIGYPVLVRPSYVLGGRGMQIVYNDEALETYVANATEVSEERPVLVDRFLDEAVEIDVDALYDGTDLYIGGVMEHIEEAGIHSGDSACSLPPITLGDAVIEQIRHYTREIADGVGVRGLLNIQFALHADTLYVLEANPRASRTVPFVSKATNTSLAKAAARIMLGTSIAELRAEGMLRATGDGSVPLAGAPVAVKEAVMPFNRFRTASGAFVDTLLGPEMRSTGEVMGLSDDFGTAYAKSQAAGGGPLPTSGKIFVSIADRDKRHAIWPIKRLVDLGFTVLATSGTASVLRRNGVEAEEVLKLSEMAEGATQPSIIERITSGDIDLIFNTPEGTGDSGASTREDGYQIRTAAVLADVPLVTTVPGLGAATQGIEALQRGAIDVRSLQEWAALGAQR, translated from the coding sequence ATGCCCCGCCGCACGGACATCTCCTCGATCCTCGTCATCGGCTCGGGCCCGATCGTCATCGGCCAGGCCTGCGAGTTCGACTACTCCGGCACCCAGGCCTGCCGCGTGCTGCGGGAGGAGGGCTTCCGCGTCATCCTGGTCAACTCCAACCCGGCGACCATCATGACGGACCCCGACTTCGCCGACGCGACCTACGTCGAGCCCATCACGCCGGAGTTCGTGGAGCGGGTCATCGCCAAGGAGCGCCCTGACGCGGTCCTGGCGACCCTCGGTGGTCAGACGGCCCTGAACACCGCCGTGGCGCTGCACGACAGCGGAGTCCTCGCGAAGTACGGCGTCGAACTCATCGGCGCCTCGGTCGAGGCGATCCAGCGCGGCGAGGACCGCGAGGAGTTCAAGAAGATCTGCCTCTCGATGACCGACATTCCCGGCGGCGCCCCCGAGGTCGCGAAGTCGAGTATCTGCCACACGATGGACGAGGTCGTCGCCGCGGCCGAGGAGCTCGGCTACCCCGTGGTCGTGCGCCCGTCGTTCACCATGGGCGGCGTCGGCTCGGGCTTCGCGCACAACGAGGCCGAGCTGCGCAACATCGCCGGCGCGGGGCTGGCCGCCTCGCCCGTCACCGAGGTCCTGATCGAGGAGTCCATTCTCGGCTGGAAGGAGTACGAGCTGGAGGTGATGCGCGACACGAAGGACAATGTCGTCATCATCTGCTCCATCGAGAACTTCGACCCGATGGGCGTCCACACCGGCGACTCCATCACCGTCGCCCCGGCGATGACGCTGACGGACCGCGAGTACCAGCGCATGCGCGACGTCGGCATCGGCGTGATCCGCGCGGTCGGCGTCGACACCGGCGGCTGCAACATCCAGTTCGCGATCAACCCCGTCGACGGCCGCATGATCGTCATCGAGATGAACCCGCGCGTGTCCCGCAGCTCCGCGCTCGCCTCGAAGGCCACCGGCTTCCCGATCGCGAAGATCGCCGCCAAGGTCGCCGTCGGCTACACGCTCGACGAGATCCCCAACGACATCACGCGCGTCACCCCGGCCAGCTTCGAGCCGAGCCTCGACTACGTCATCGTCAAGATCCCGCGCTTCGCGTTCGAGAAGTTCCCCGCCGCGGACCCGTACCTGACGACGCACATGAAGTCCGTCGGCGAGGCGATGGGCATCGGCCGCAACTTCACCGAGGCCCTCGGCAAGGCTCTCCGCTCCCTGGAGGATCCGAAGGCGCCCTTCGAGTTCAACCGGCCGCTCCCGCCGCTCGAGGAGATCCTCGACAGCGCCTCGCGCCCCCACGACGGCCGCATCCAGGACGTCATGAAGGCCATGCGGGCCGGCGCGACCGTCGAGCAGCTGTTCGAGACCACGAAGATCGACCCCTGGTTCCTCGACCAGCTGGCCCTCCTGATGAGCGTCGCGCTCGAGGTCAAGCAGGCCGACGAGCTCACCCCGGAGCTGCTCCGCACCGCCAAGCGCCACGGCCTGGCCGACTCGCAGATCGCCGCGCTGCGCGACCTCAGCACCGACGTCGTCCGCGGCGTCCGCTGGGCGCTCGGCATCCGGCCGGTCTACAAGTCCGTCGACACCTGCGCGGGCGAGTTCGCCGCCACCACGCCGTACTTCTACTCGACCTACGACGAGGAGTCCGAGGTCCCGACGCGCACCAAGGAGGCCGTCATCATCCTCGGCTCCGGGCCCAACCGCATCGGCCAGGGCATCGAGTTCGACTACTCCTGCGTGCACGCCACCATGGCATTGCGGGAGGCCGGCTACGAGACCGTCATGGTCAACTGCAACCCGGAGACCGTCTCGACGGACTACGACACCTCCGACCGCCTGTACTTCGAGCCGCTGACCGCCGAGGACGTCCTCGAGGTCTACCACGCGGAGCTGAAGGCCGGGCCCGTCGCGGGCGTCATCTGCCAGCTGGGCGGCCAGACCCCGCTGAAGCTGGCGCAGACGCTCAAGGACGCCGGCGTGCCGATCGTCGGCACCTCGCCGGAGGCCATCAACCTCGCGGAGGAGCGCGGCGCCTTCGGGCGGGTGCTCGCCCGTGCCGACCTGCCCGCCCCGAAGCACGGCATGGCCGCCTCGGCCCCCGAGGCCAAGGCCATCGCGCAGGAGATCGGCTATCCCGTGCTGGTGCGCCCGAGCTACGTGCTGGGCGGCCGTGGCATGCAGATCGTCTACAACGACGAGGCCCTCGAGACGTATGTCGCGAACGCGACCGAGGTCAGCGAGGAGCGCCCCGTGCTCGTGGACCGGTTCCTCGACGAAGCGGTGGAGATCGACGTCGACGCCCTGTACGACGGCACCGACCTGTACATCGGCGGCGTGATGGAACACATCGAGGAGGCGGGTATCCACTCCGGCGACTCGGCCTGCTCGCTGCCGCCCATCACGCTCGGGGACGCGGTCATCGAGCAGATCCGCCACTACACGCGCGAGATCGCCGACGGGGTCGGGGTCCGCGGCCTGCTCAACATCCAGTTCGCGCTGCACGCCGATACGCTCTACGTCCTCGAGGCCAACCCGCGCGCGTCGAGGACCGTGCCCTTCGTGTCCAAGGCGACCAACACCTCGCTCGCCAAGGCCGCGGCCCGCATCATGCTCGGCACGAGCATCGCGGAGCTGCGGGCCGAGGGGATGCTGCGCGCCACGGGCGACGGCTCGGTCCCCCTGGCCGGGGCCCCGGTCGCGGTCAAGGAGGCCGTGATGCCGTTCAACCGGTTCCGCACCGCCTCCGGCGCCTTCGTCGACACGCTGCTCGGCCCCGAGATGCGTTCCACGGGCGAGGTGATGGGCCTGTCGGACGACTTCGGTACCGCCTACGCCAAGTCCCAGGCCGCCGGCGGCGGCCCGCTGCCCACCTCCGGGAAGATCTTCGTCTCGATCGCCGACCGCGACAAGCGCCACGCGATCTGGCCCATCAAGCGCCTCGTCGACCTCGGCTTCACCGTGCTGGCCACCAGCGGCACCGCGTCGGTCCTGCGCCGCAACGGCGTGGAGGCCGAGGAGGTGTTGAAGCTGTCGGAGATGGCCGAGGGCGCCACGCAGCCGAGCATCATCGAGCGGATCACGTCGGGCGACATCGACCTGATCTTCAACACCCCTGAGGGCACCGGCGACTCCGGCGCCAGCACCCGCGAGGACGGCTACCAGATCCGGACCGCGGCCGTGCTGGCCGACGTGCCGCTCGTGACCACGGTCCCGGGCCTCGGCGCCGCCACGCAGGGCATCGAGGCGCTCCAGCGGGGCGCCATCGACGTGCGCTCCTTGCAGGAGTGGGCCGCGCTGGGGGCGCAGCGGTGA